Proteins from one candidate division KSB1 bacterium genomic window:
- a CDS encoding carboxypeptidase regulatory-like domain-containing protein — MNRNLLSTLAILMIAAAAWAGTLQGTVYLPNDGGPAAGATVTIHANHGQPLVATTNDAGFYLFESLANGRYMAVATLEGYRPGDGQAWVFGDSVVTLDLFLHAPLTGFGNLEGHVWLPEEAGPAVGATVSLMRDPANPPLVATTNDDGYYLFENIETGHYGGSAELEGYGADFHGAFVPDGETGEANFMLHPLPTGFGNVEGVVIVDNHGGPAAGATVVLSRPDAELVTTTNENGEFGFADVAVGGWDATASLEGFEDGHARVMVFDGVTAHVMIMLHGEPAEGTGTVNVLVTTPDGAAVPGANVNLNAGGPGHGRHLHGETGEAGTVTFEHVPADHYFVVASAHMLGFATTEIDVADLSVIDVTLVLSDSNGHGGGHHGDSLTVVELSGTAIVVDDTTNPNRIRVRYFIDIDADGVGDYRLAFGPPWYNPDNGATRPANGDQITVTGGLLTYADPQIVVVYTINGQFWREPRRGHGGHGGGDHGRRGCNPDSVTAVELAGVAIVHECNPLHGDPTCYAIDTDGDGAINSFLDFGAPDYDPGNGATRPANGDEITIVGGEIFCPNAPMPMVIVYEINGMFWREPGDTLGLGPLEQNAVDEPIAIGTPTSYLTARNYPNPFNPSTIINYNIPTTGTVRLAVYDVTGREVAVLFNGTQAAGSYAVNFNANGMGSGIYFYRLTAGSTSLTNKMMLLR, encoded by the coding sequence ATGAACCGCAACCTTCTCTCAACTCTGGCGATTTTGATGATCGCCGCGGCGGCGTGGGCGGGCACCCTGCAGGGGACCGTTTATCTGCCAAACGACGGCGGCCCCGCGGCGGGCGCGACCGTTACCATTCATGCGAATCATGGTCAGCCACTGGTGGCGACCACGAACGACGCAGGTTTCTATCTGTTCGAAAGTCTGGCAAACGGCCGCTACATGGCCGTGGCTACGCTGGAAGGCTATCGACCCGGTGACGGTCAGGCCTGGGTGTTCGGCGACAGCGTCGTCACACTGGACCTCTTCCTGCATGCGCCGCTGACCGGCTTCGGCAACCTTGAAGGTCATGTCTGGCTGCCGGAAGAGGCGGGCCCGGCCGTGGGCGCGACGGTTTCGCTAATGCGCGACCCGGCGAATCCGCCGCTCGTCGCCACGACGAACGACGACGGCTACTACCTGTTTGAGAACATCGAGACCGGCCATTACGGCGGCTCGGCGGAACTTGAAGGCTATGGGGCGGACTTCCACGGGGCGTTTGTCCCGGATGGCGAGACCGGTGAGGCCAATTTCATGCTGCATCCGCTGCCGACGGGCTTCGGCAACGTCGAGGGCGTGGTGATCGTTGACAATCACGGGGGTCCGGCGGCCGGTGCGACGGTTGTCCTGTCGCGGCCAGACGCCGAATTGGTCACGACGACCAACGAGAACGGCGAGTTCGGCTTTGCGGACGTCGCGGTCGGCGGGTGGGATGCCACTGCATCGCTGGAAGGCTTTGAAGACGGTCATGCGCGGGTGATGGTCTTCGACGGCGTTACGGCGCATGTCATGATCATGCTGCACGGTGAGCCGGCGGAGGGTACCGGGACGGTTAACGTGCTGGTCACCACACCGGACGGCGCGGCGGTTCCGGGCGCCAACGTCAATCTGAACGCGGGCGGCCCCGGTCACGGACGCCATCTGCACGGGGAAACCGGCGAGGCCGGAACGGTGACGTTTGAGCATGTCCCGGCCGATCACTATTTTGTGGTCGCCTCCGCACACATGCTGGGCTTTGCGACGACGGAAATCGACGTGGCTGACCTGAGCGTCATCGATGTGACGCTGGTCCTGAGTGATTCCAACGGGCACGGCGGCGGGCACCACGGCGACTCGCTGACGGTGGTCGAGCTGTCCGGGACCGCGATCGTGGTCGATGACACCACGAATCCCAACCGGATCCGCGTGCGTTACTTCATCGATATCGATGCCGACGGCGTGGGTGACTATCGCCTGGCGTTCGGTCCGCCCTGGTACAACCCGGATAACGGCGCGACGCGCCCGGCCAACGGCGATCAGATTACGGTGACCGGTGGCCTGTTGACCTATGCCGACCCGCAGATCGTGGTCGTCTATACGATCAACGGCCAGTTCTGGCGGGAACCGCGGCGCGGCCACGGCGGCCACGGCGGCGGAGACCACGGTCGGCGCGGCTGCAACCCGGATAGCGTGACAGCGGTCGAACTGGCCGGTGTGGCGATCGTCCATGAGTGCAACCCGCTGCACGGCGACCCGACCTGCTACGCGATTGACACCGACGGCGACGGCGCGATCAATTCGTTCCTCGACTTCGGCGCACCGGACTACGATCCGGGCAACGGCGCGACGCGTCCCGCCAACGGCGACGAAATCACGATCGTGGGCGGCGAAATCTTCTGCCCGAATGCGCCGATGCCGATGGTGATTGTCTATGAGATCAACGGCATGTTCTGGCGCGAGCCGGGCGACACGCTGGGCCTCGGACCGCTTGAGCAGAACGCCGTGGACGAGCCGATTGCGATCGGCACGCCGACGAGCTACCTGACGGCGCGGAACTATCCCAACCCGTTCAACCCCTCGACGATCATCAACTACAACATCCCGACCACGGGCACGGTCCGGCTGGCGGTGTATGATGTGACCGGTCGCGAAGTGGCCGTGCTGTTCAACGGCACTCAGGCCGCGGGCAGCTATGCCGTCAACTTCAACGCCAACGGCATGGGCTCGGGCATCTACTTCTACCGCCTGACCGCCGGTTCGACCAGCCTCACGAACAAGATGATGTTGCTGCGCTAA
- a CDS encoding winged helix-turn-helix transcriptional regulator, with amino-acid sequence MREFLNIVNALSDANRLRLFLSLRDRELCVCNLVDFIGLADSTVSKHLAILRDAGLVDARKCGKWVYYRLAGPNASPLVRQVVQLAREALAGDPAVVADETRLVGMLSRADVMRCLPDASPCPVDDPQRTPAMQKA; translated from the coding sequence ATGCGGGAATTCCTGAACATCGTGAACGCGCTTTCAGATGCCAATCGGCTTAGGTTGTTCCTGAGCCTGCGCGATCGTGAATTGTGCGTCTGCAATCTCGTTGACTTTATTGGGCTTGCGGATTCGACGGTGTCCAAACACTTGGCCATCCTGCGGGATGCCGGACTCGTCGATGCTCGAAAGTGCGGGAAGTGGGTGTACTATCGGTTGGCAGGTCCGAACGCCTCGCCACTGGTGCGTCAGGTCGTCCAACTGGCGCGAGAGGCCCTGGCGGGAGATCCGGCGGTGGTCGCGGATGAGACGCGGTTGGTCGGAATGCTCAGCAGAGCAGATGTGATGCGCTGTCTGCCCGACGCTTCCCCGTGTCCCGTGGATGACCCCCAGCGGACGCCGGCAATGCAGAAGGCCTAA
- a CDS encoding FtsX-like permease family protein, producing the protein MNLRTLVWREIFERKNQLATSFMAILLGITVIVSIKNVTFYSEKAVSRELDALGANVLILPKSVSMQDYYSADLQTEEIPEEYVDRLIHSDLEGLDNLSPKLSVPISVRNQHVTLTGILPKEEFAAKAAWEGAGIFSRPQGCGTVAVIPGLSATSPKETLVRNRVIETLGSTEVLVGADIASSLRIREGDAIDVMGRRFTAVAVLPETGTVDDARIFAHLHTVQEMTGRGAVVSAIEVVGCCSQISKGLVQKINKLLPDAKVVTITQIVDTQLQTNRTMARLSLVFLVIIILVGGASIANYMFANVYERRKEIGTLMAMGADSAMVLRIFLWKAVLLGSAAGIGGYVLGTILAIVMGPKLAGVPVLPMPTLIVLALALAIPLAVLASFLPAIRAARLDPCTTLQEV; encoded by the coding sequence ATGAATCTCAGAACCCTCGTCTGGCGCGAGATCTTCGAGCGCAAGAATCAGCTGGCGACGAGCTTCATGGCGATTCTGCTCGGAATTACGGTGATCGTCTCGATTAAGAACGTCACCTTCTACTCGGAGAAAGCCGTCTCCCGGGAACTCGACGCGCTGGGGGCCAATGTGCTGATCCTGCCCAAGTCCGTTTCGATGCAGGACTACTATTCGGCGGATCTGCAAACCGAGGAGATCCCCGAAGAATATGTGGATCGGCTGATCCACTCGGATCTGGAGGGTCTGGACAATCTTTCGCCAAAGCTGTCGGTTCCGATTTCGGTTCGAAACCAGCATGTCACGCTGACCGGCATTCTACCGAAGGAAGAGTTCGCCGCAAAAGCGGCGTGGGAAGGCGCGGGGATCTTCTCGCGGCCGCAAGGGTGTGGAACCGTGGCCGTGATTCCGGGCCTCAGCGCCACATCGCCGAAAGAAACGCTGGTCCGTAACCGCGTGATCGAGACGCTGGGCAGCACTGAAGTCCTCGTGGGTGCGGATATCGCATCGTCCCTGCGGATTCGCGAAGGGGACGCAATCGACGTCATGGGCCGCCGCTTCACCGCCGTGGCGGTGCTCCCCGAAACTGGCACCGTGGACGATGCCCGCATCTTTGCGCACCTGCACACGGTGCAGGAAATGACCGGCCGGGGCGCGGTGGTGAGTGCCATCGAGGTCGTGGGCTGTTGCAGCCAAATCTCCAAGGGCCTGGTCCAGAAGATCAACAAGCTCCTGCCCGATGCCAAGGTGGTGACGATTACGCAGATCGTCGATACCCAGCTCCAGACCAACCGCACCATGGCGCGGCTGTCGCTGGTGTTTCTGGTGATTATCATTCTGGTCGGTGGCGCCAGCATCGCGAACTACATGTTCGCCAATGTCTATGAGCGCCGCAAAGAGATCGGGACCCTGATGGCCATGGGCGCCGATTCGGCGATGGTGCTGCGGATCTTCCTCTGGAAAGCGGTCCTGCTCGGATCGGCGGCCGGAATCGGCGGCTATGTCCTGGGCACGATTCTGGCCATCGTCATGGGGCCGAAGCTGGCCGGGGTTCCGGTCTTGCCGATGCCGACGTTGATCGTGCTGGCCTTAGCCCTGGCGATTCCGCTGGCGGTTCTGGCCAGTTTCTTGCCTGCGATCCGGGCCGCCCGGCTTGATCCGTGCACTACCCTGCAGGAGGTTTGA
- a CDS encoding ABC transporter ATP-binding protein: MLKIEGAKKHYRHRGQTVAAMDDISLEVAAGEFVALVGPSGSGKSTLLLTLGGMLSPTEGRVYLDGTSLYELSPDARARVRRAKIGFVFQTFNLIPYLTALENVQIPLLLGGVNEGEQKQRAVKLLSRMGLADRLDHKPSELSVGQQQRVALARVLANDPMLVLADEPTGNLDPETSQQVIGFLEEIHREGRTVVMVTHDPNAASRAKRMLRLENGRITNGHVAEASRLLSGV; encoded by the coding sequence ATGCTGAAGATCGAAGGCGCGAAAAAACACTACCGGCATCGCGGGCAGACCGTGGCCGCCATGGATGATATATCGCTCGAGGTCGCCGCGGGGGAGTTCGTCGCTCTGGTAGGCCCCAGCGGCAGCGGCAAGAGCACGCTTCTGCTGACGCTGGGCGGCATGCTTTCCCCCACGGAAGGCCGGGTCTATCTCGACGGCACTTCGCTTTATGAACTCTCGCCCGACGCCCGGGCGCGGGTCCGGCGCGCGAAGATCGGCTTCGTGTTCCAGACGTTCAATCTGATCCCCTACCTGACCGCCCTGGAAAACGTCCAGATTCCACTGCTGCTGGGCGGGGTAAATGAGGGTGAACAAAAGCAGAGGGCCGTGAAACTCCTCTCGCGGATGGGCTTGGCGGATCGCCTCGATCACAAGCCGTCAGAATTGAGTGTCGGTCAGCAGCAGCGCGTGGCGTTGGCGCGGGTCTTGGCAAATGACCCGATGCTGGTATTGGCTGACGAGCCGACGGGCAATCTTGACCCCGAAACCAGTCAGCAGGTCATCGGCTTCCTCGAGGAGATCCATCGCGAGGGTCGAACGGTGGTCATGGTCACGCACGATCCGAACGCCGCCAGCAGGGCGAAACGAATGCTGCGGTTGGAGAACGGGCGGATTACCAACGGCCATGTTGCCGAAGCCAGCCGGCTGCTGTCTGGCGTTTGA
- a CDS encoding T9SS type A sorting domain-containing protein, which yields MSILAALTAFLCCGGSAALGWVLDTPVSPEIQAYQANSTNSRRFMELYPSGFWRSADAGQTWQPMTLPPDAQSLYSRSLQIVDAAADTLVIGADDQYVLYASVDGGTTWVDRTPHPAGFFYETGGIVDPRRRDRWYALGRFTRPPYGAAFARSDDGGDTWQTFVFPRIGAAAFAQWLYPDPLSDSTLWSISYYRYSPTDTLLPGGIMRSTDLGQTWTEFFDFHAHYASQDVAIGSFLHQMNGDFLFSFNSCDGDTCIADWLRSTDNGQTWTSQRAGWPGDDVPWGPVIEDIDQPGRLYTEGWDFQHPVACSPDNGDTWSSCSNGIPASTRWTSGLRQNPDNGSLTIVASDAPWESIDDGASWHALPVPPVGATGPVQIHDESLTFYHFPGALFRQSFSSRQWEPITVPVFPDTVTSIESVLYDRAGVMLAAVSRYGEHEGGSPALAVSQLVRSVDHGQSWQFGPALPTDLWSWFTIETDSVPVFVASGWSDSLYVSNDLGEHWLSRGYPVVRDYYNFDCAERSNEICLVGSNEWGADVVVYRSTDLAATWQEIGPPDTPAEGERLEPTVFPGGVLIRFFRHNDVQNWLWTEAGWSLRSGDAASDGFLTVLDDPLRILLFSSGGDAWISPDTMRTWVHHDLELPFAGTHPQLGTVIYSPQTEELWGSSSLGPVRMNLNELAAPERVRFTPLPQLSLSAFPNPFNSVATISLNLAQPGPVSLRLYDLTGRLSAVVADRVLPAGEQRLRFDARRLPTGTYFLRLTADSRTRETKLLLLR from the coding sequence TTGTCCATTCTGGCCGCACTGACGGCCTTTTTGTGTTGCGGCGGATCCGCCGCGCTGGGCTGGGTGCTGGACACTCCGGTATCGCCGGAAATTCAAGCATACCAAGCGAATTCAACGAATTCGCGACGGTTCATGGAGCTCTACCCGAGCGGATTTTGGCGCAGTGCGGACGCGGGACAGACCTGGCAGCCCATGACACTGCCCCCCGACGCCCAATCGCTGTACAGCCGCAGCCTGCAGATCGTCGATGCCGCGGCGGACACCTTGGTCATAGGCGCCGACGACCAATATGTGCTTTATGCCTCCGTGGATGGCGGCACGACCTGGGTTGATCGCACTCCGCATCCAGCCGGGTTCTTCTACGAAACCGGCGGGATTGTTGACCCGCGCCGGCGCGACCGTTGGTATGCCCTGGGGCGATTCACTCGTCCGCCCTACGGCGCGGCCTTCGCGCGTTCGGACGACGGCGGAGACACCTGGCAGACCTTCGTCTTTCCCCGGATCGGCGCGGCCGCCTTTGCCCAGTGGCTCTATCCGGATCCGCTGTCCGACAGCACGCTGTGGTCGATCAGCTATTACCGCTACTCGCCCACGGACACCCTGCTGCCGGGTGGGATCATGCGCAGTACCGATCTCGGCCAGACGTGGACGGAGTTCTTTGACTTTCACGCACACTATGCGTCCCAGGACGTTGCCATCGGTTCGTTTCTCCACCAGATGAACGGCGACTTTCTGTTCTCCTTCAACAGCTGCGACGGAGATACCTGTATCGCCGACTGGCTGCGTTCGACGGATAACGGCCAGACCTGGACATCTCAACGCGCCGGTTGGCCCGGCGACGACGTGCCCTGGGGGCCTGTGATCGAGGACATCGACCAGCCCGGGCGGCTCTATACGGAAGGCTGGGATTTCCAGCATCCCGTGGCCTGTTCGCCGGACAATGGCGACACCTGGAGCTCCTGTTCGAACGGCATCCCGGCTTCGACCCGCTGGACCTCGGGCCTGCGGCAGAACCCGGACAACGGCTCGCTGACCATCGTGGCCTCCGACGCGCCGTGGGAGTCCATCGACGACGGCGCATCCTGGCATGCGCTGCCTGTCCCTCCGGTGGGGGCGACCGGGCCGGTTCAGATTCATGACGAGTCCCTCACGTTTTACCACTTCCCGGGCGCACTTTTTCGGCAATCCTTCTCGTCGCGGCAATGGGAGCCGATCACGGTCCCGGTCTTCCCGGACACCGTCACGTCCATCGAATCGGTGCTCTATGACCGCGCGGGCGTGATGCTGGCGGCCGTCAGTCGCTACGGTGAGCATGAGGGCGGCAGTCCAGCGCTCGCCGTCTCTCAGCTTGTCCGCAGTGTGGATCACGGCCAGAGCTGGCAGTTCGGCCCGGCCTTGCCGACTGATCTATGGTCGTGGTTTACCATCGAGACCGATTCGGTCCCGGTCTTCGTGGCAAGCGGCTGGTCGGACAGTCTCTACGTCTCGAACGACCTCGGCGAGCACTGGCTGTCCCGTGGCTATCCGGTTGTAAGGGATTATTATAATTTCGATTGTGCCGAGCGTAGCAACGAAATATGCCTGGTCGGCTCGAACGAGTGGGGGGCCGACGTCGTGGTCTATCGCTCGACCGATCTGGCGGCGACATGGCAGGAGATTGGCCCACCGGATACCCCCGCCGAGGGCGAGCGCCTCGAACCGACTGTCTTCCCGGGTGGGGTGCTGATCCGATTCTTCCGCCACAACGACGTTCAGAACTGGCTCTGGACGGAAGCCGGTTGGTCCCTTCGCAGCGGCGACGCGGCGAGCGACGGATTCCTCACCGTGCTTGATGATCCGCTCCGCATCCTGCTGTTCTCCTCGGGTGGTGACGCCTGGATCTCGCCTGACACCATGCGAACCTGGGTGCATCATGATCTGGAGTTGCCGTTCGCCGGGACCCACCCGCAGCTTGGTACGGTCATCTATTCGCCCCAAACGGAAGAGCTGTGGGGTTCAAGCTCGCTCGGGCCGGTGCGGATGAATCTGAATGAGCTGGCGGCGCCGGAACGGGTGCGCTTCACGCCACTGCCCCAATTGTCGCTGTCGGCTTTTCCCAATCCGTTCAACAGCGTCGCGACAATTTCGCTGAATCTGGCGCAGCCGGGGCCGGTCAGCTTGCGGCTGTACGACCTGACGGGCCGGCTGAGCGCGGTGGTTGCGGATCGCGTCCTCCCGGCGGGCGAGCAACGTCTGCGGTTTGATGCCCGCAGGCTGCCGACCGGCACGTACTTCCTGCGGCTCACGGCGGACTCCCGGACCCGCGAAACGAAACTGCTGCTGCTGCGATAA
- a CDS encoding methyltransferase domain-containing protein produces MSTFWNDRYNEPGYAYGTEPNSFVVEIARDLPPGRLLSLGEGEGRNGVYLAGLGFAVTAVDASDVGLTKARQLATSRGVSLETVVADLSSYPIPPASWDVILSIFCHLPPSVRLPLHRRVVDGLKPGGHFVLEAYTPEQLTYATGGPGDVSMLLKLSDLRAELSGLDFIRAGEQVREVREGTCHTGPASVVQIIARKPSS; encoded by the coding sequence ATGTCAACGTTCTGGAATGACCGCTACAATGAGCCCGGCTACGCCTACGGGACCGAGCCCAACAGCTTCGTCGTCGAGATCGCGCGGGACCTCCCGCCGGGCCGGCTGCTGTCCCTCGGCGAAGGCGAGGGCCGGAATGGCGTGTACCTCGCGGGCCTTGGTTTCGCGGTCACTGCCGTCGATGCGTCCGACGTCGGTCTCACGAAGGCCCGCCAGCTGGCCACGAGTCGCGGGGTTTCCCTGGAGACCGTCGTTGCCGACCTGTCCAGCTATCCGATCCCGCCCGCGAGCTGGGACGTGATTCTCTCGATCTTCTGCCACCTGCCGCCCAGCGTCCGGCTTCCGCTTCATCGCCGGGTGGTGGACGGTCTCAAGCCCGGCGGCCATTTCGTGCTCGAAGCCTACACGCCGGAGCAGCTCACCTACGCCACGGGCGGGCCTGGCGACGTGTCGATGCTGCTGAAGCTGAGTGATTTGCGTGCGGAGCTTTCCGGTCTTGACTTCATCCGCGCCGGGGAGCAGGTCCGCGAAGTCCGCGAAGGCACGTGCCACACCGGCCCCGCCTCGGTCGTGCAGATAATCGCGCGGAAGCCGTCCAGCTGA
- the mnmE gene encoding tRNA uridine-5-carboxymethylaminomethyl(34) synthesis GTPase MnmE produces MSSPSTIAAISTPPGLGGIAVLRLSGSDALAITSTIATPPFKGGQGGVSGEPKSLPPNSARFSRISHNGEFIDEVVVTYFKAPHSYTGEDVVELSCHGGRYAASRILELLLLKGAQQAKPGEFTERAFMNGKLDLAQAEAVADVIHARTAQAGSAAARQLAGGLSEKIRAMRSMLLDLLALLELELDFSDEDVQFQSHQHRLDSLTTAEQTLHALLATFTRGRLIREGIRVTIIGAPNAGKSTLLNALLGEDRAIVSPEPGTTRDVVEAHLELAGIEVILQDTAGIRSAEGHIEGEGIARTHRAIDRADLILLVLDEQRPIWPDLAVPPFKGGLQGGLGSPPSLTDGTEVGVGSPPSLTGGTKGGFGSPPSSTGGTKGGLGSPPSLTGGTKGGSASSFIVHRSSSPPLALVLNKIDLRTGSAAPDLGCPVGITPAAIFEISARTGLGIPELLAGLVPLLITETVTNSEIVVTEARHADALTQAAASLQAARTQLDQPTLMAADLRDAVNALGEITGETVGEEILDRIFSKFCIGK; encoded by the coding sequence TTGTCTTCCCCTTCGACCATCGCTGCCATTTCCACCCCGCCCGGACTGGGCGGGATTGCTGTTCTGCGCCTTTCCGGCTCGGATGCGCTCGCGATTACGAGCACGATAGCTACCCCCCCTTTCAAGGGGGGGCAGGGGGGGGTGTCGGGCGAGCCGAAGTCGCTTCCACCGAACTCCGCTCGCTTCTCCCGCATCTCTCACAACGGCGAGTTCATTGACGAGGTGGTGGTAACTTACTTCAAGGCGCCGCACTCTTACACCGGCGAAGATGTGGTCGAGCTGAGCTGCCACGGCGGGCGATATGCGGCAAGTAGGATATTGGAATTATTGTTATTGAAAGGTGCTCAGCAGGCCAAGCCGGGAGAGTTCACCGAGCGTGCCTTTATGAATGGCAAGCTCGACCTGGCCCAGGCCGAAGCCGTGGCCGATGTGATTCACGCGCGAACCGCTCAGGCGGGGAGCGCGGCGGCGCGGCAGTTGGCTGGTGGACTGTCGGAGAAGATTCGGGCCATGCGATCAATGTTATTGGATTTATTGGCATTGCTTGAGCTTGAGCTGGACTTCTCGGATGAGGACGTCCAGTTTCAGTCCCACCAGCACCGGCTGGACAGCCTGACCACGGCGGAGCAGACGCTTCATGCTCTACTCGCGACGTTCACTCGCGGTCGGTTGATTCGCGAGGGGATACGCGTGACGATCATTGGTGCTCCAAATGCCGGAAAATCAACACTCTTGAACGCCTTGTTGGGCGAGGACCGTGCGATTGTCAGCCCCGAACCGGGCACGACGCGTGATGTGGTGGAAGCGCACTTGGAACTCGCCGGGATTGAAGTGATTCTTCAGGACACCGCCGGCATTCGCTCAGCGGAGGGGCACATCGAGGGCGAGGGCATTGCCCGTACCCACCGCGCCATCGACCGCGCGGATCTGATCTTGCTCGTCCTCGACGAGCAGCGACCGATCTGGCCAGACTTGGCCGTCCCCCCTTTCAAGGGGGGACTACAGGGGGGTCTCGGCTCTCCCCCCAGCTTGACCGATGGGACTGAGGTGGGTGTCGGCTCTCCCCCCAGCTTGACTGGGGGGACCAAGGGGGGGTTCGGTTCTCCCCCCAGCTCGACTGGGGGGACCAAGGGGGGTCTCGGCTCTCCCCCCAGCTTGACTGGGGGGACTAAGGGGGGTTCTGCTTCATCGTTCATCGTTCATCGTTCATCGTCCCCCCCCCTCGCACTCGTCCTCAACAAGATCGACCTGCGAACGGGCAGTGCGGCGCCCGATCTGGGCTGCCCCGTCGGCATCACACCTGCGGCGATCTTCGAGATTTCGGCACGCACCGGACTTGGAATACCCGAATTACTCGCCGGACTTGTCCCACTCCTAATCACGGAAACCGTTACAAATTCAGAAATTGTCGTAACTGAAGCACGACACGCCGACGCCCTGACCCAGGCGGCGGCGAGCCTGCAAGCCGCCCGCACACAGCTTGACCAGCCGACACTCATGGCTGCCGACCTGCGCGATGCCGTGAACGCCTTGGGCGAGATCACCGGCGAGACCGTGGGTGAAGAGATCCTCGACCGCATCTTCTCGAAGTTCTGCATTGGGAAATAG
- a CDS encoding 4Fe-4S binding protein yields MDRKSDSPHSDGGAYSSLVPPPSSLPKPILRRVRKLFWTPRRYVQLGFVLLNIWLCTEFYLFVLAAQLTSDGPLPSRPPGAEGWLPISGLMGAIDWLASGSLNPVHPAATVLFLTFLAISFLVRKAFCGWLCPIGTLSDGLAKLGRWLFMRNFLLPRWLDFPLLGLKYLILGFFLWAFYMMGAAGISSFIQSPYNQVADVKMLLFFVQLGTLGAVVLLLLTLLSIFVQGFWCRYLCPYGALLGLFSWLSPIKVRRDPASCIDCGKCAKVCPSRLPVDTKLAIISVECTGCMQCVEACPVVDCLHMGTPRWKPAPKQVAIIVAAVFIIFVITAQLSGVWQSNLTDEAYRYHIQRLGNPEYGHPGQ; encoded by the coding sequence ATGGACCGCAAGTCTGACTCCCCCCATTCCGATGGCGGTGCGTATTCATCCCTCGTCCCTCCGCCCTCATCCCTCCCGAAACCCATCCTCCGTAGAGTCAGAAAGCTATTCTGGACGCCCCGGCGCTATGTGCAACTCGGTTTCGTGCTGCTGAATATCTGGTTATGTACTGAATTTTATCTGTTTGTGCTGGCCGCACAACTGACTTCAGACGGCCCGCTGCCCAGTCGTCCGCCGGGAGCTGAAGGCTGGCTGCCGATCAGTGGGCTGATGGGGGCCATTGACTGGCTGGCCTCGGGATCGCTGAATCCGGTGCATCCGGCGGCGACGGTGCTCTTTCTCACATTTCTGGCCATCAGCTTCCTTGTACGAAAGGCATTCTGCGGCTGGCTCTGTCCCATCGGCACACTCTCCGACGGTCTGGCCAAGCTGGGCCGCTGGCTCTTCATGCGCAATTTCCTCTTGCCGCGCTGGCTGGATTTCCCGCTGCTGGGTCTGAAGTATCTGATTCTCGGCTTCTTCCTCTGGGCGTTCTACATGATGGGCGCCGCGGGCATCTCGAGTTTTATCCAGAGTCCGTACAATCAGGTCGCGGACGTGAAGATGCTGCTGTTTTTTGTCCAGCTTGGGACGTTGGGCGCGGTAGTCTTGCTCCTGCTCACGCTTCTCAGTATCTTTGTCCAGGGCTTCTGGTGCCGCTATCTCTGTCCCTACGGCGCACTGCTGGGTCTGTTCTCGTGGCTTTCGCCGATCAAGGTTCGCCGCGATCCGGCGAGCTGCATCGATTGCGGCAAGTGCGCGAAAGTCTGTCCGTCGCGTCTGCCGGTGGATACGAAGCTGGCGATTATCTCGGTCGAATGTACCGGCTGCATGCAATGCGTCGAAGCGTGTCCCGTGGTGGACTGCCTGCACATGGGCACCCCCCGCTGGAAGCCCGCGCCCAAACAGGTCGCGATCATCGTAGCTGCTGTTTTTATTATCTTTGTCATCACCGCCCAGCTGTCCGGGGTGTGGCAGTCGAACCTCACCGACGAAGCCTACCGCTACCACATCCAACGCCTTGGCAACCCCGAGTACGGGCACCCAGGACAATAG